One window of the Rhodococcus sovatensis genome contains the following:
- a CDS encoding FAD-binding oxidoreductase: protein MSTTADDALFPLEPQARNTAPLPTQTRTISGFGRTAPSTGEVLSTSDPELIANAVKQVAEQNDSKPSYLQRGVIARGLGRSYGDNAQNSGGLVIDMTALNRIHSIDAGTRIVDLDGGVSLDQLMRAALPFGLWVPVLPGTRQVTIGGAIGCDIHGKNHHSAGSFGNHVRSMELLTADGQIRHLTPSGKNAKLFWATVGGNGLTGIILRATIEMTATESAYFINDGIRTETLDETVAAHQDGTEDNYTYSSAWFDVMSGPPKLGRATITRGSLAKFDELPKKLQKDPLKFDAPQLLTVPDVFPISGLNKLSMSMIGEAYYRMGGNYTGKVQNLTQFYHPLDLIGEWNRGYGPKGFLQYQFLVPTEALEEFKDIIRFIQRSGQYSALNVFKLFGPGNKAPLSFPMAGWNVAMDFPIKAGLNEMVRELDKRVLEFGGRLYTAKDSRTTAETFHSMYPRIDEWIKVRRSVDPTGVFASDMARRLELL, encoded by the coding sequence ATGTCCACGACAGCAGACGACGCACTCTTCCCCCTGGAACCACAGGCCCGGAACACTGCGCCGCTACCCACGCAGACCCGCACGATCTCCGGTTTCGGGCGCACCGCGCCTTCGACCGGTGAGGTGCTCTCGACCTCCGACCCCGAGCTCATTGCGAACGCGGTGAAGCAGGTTGCAGAGCAGAACGACAGCAAGCCGTCCTACCTGCAGCGCGGTGTCATCGCACGTGGCCTCGGCCGCTCGTACGGTGACAACGCTCAGAATTCCGGTGGCCTCGTCATCGACATGACGGCACTCAACCGCATCCACAGCATCGACGCGGGAACGCGCATCGTCGATCTCGACGGTGGCGTCAGTCTCGATCAGCTGATGCGGGCCGCGCTGCCGTTCGGTCTGTGGGTTCCGGTCCTGCCCGGTACGCGTCAGGTCACCATCGGCGGCGCAATCGGATGCGATATCCACGGCAAGAACCATCACAGCGCCGGCAGCTTCGGCAACCACGTGCGCTCGATGGAACTGCTCACCGCGGACGGACAGATCCGCCATCTGACACCGTCGGGCAAGAACGCCAAACTGTTCTGGGCGACGGTCGGTGGCAATGGTCTGACCGGCATCATCCTGCGCGCGACCATCGAGATGACGGCCACCGAGTCGGCCTACTTCATCAACGACGGCATTCGTACCGAGACTCTCGACGAGACCGTCGCGGCTCATCAGGACGGCACCGAGGACAACTACACGTACTCGAGTGCGTGGTTCGACGTCATGAGCGGGCCGCCCAAGCTCGGTCGGGCGACGATCACCCGTGGCTCGTTGGCGAAGTTCGACGAGCTCCCTAAGAAGTTGCAGAAGGACCCGCTCAAGTTCGACGCGCCGCAGTTGCTGACAGTGCCGGATGTCTTCCCGATCAGCGGCCTGAACAAGCTGTCGATGAGCATGATCGGCGAGGCCTACTACCGCATGGGTGGCAACTACACCGGCAAGGTCCAGAACCTGACGCAGTTCTACCACCCCCTCGATCTCATCGGCGAGTGGAACCGCGGCTACGGGCCCAAGGGATTTCTGCAGTACCAGTTCCTCGTTCCCACCGAGGCTCTCGAAGAGTTCAAGGACATCATCCGGTTCATCCAGCGTTCCGGCCAGTACTCGGCACTGAACGTCTTCAAGTTGTTCGGTCCGGGAAACAAAGCGCCACTGAGCTTTCCGATGGCCGGTTGGAATGTTGCGATGGACTTCCCGATCAAAGCAGGCCTCAACGAGATGGTCCGGGAACTCGACAAGCGCGTCCTCGAATTCGGCGGTCGTCTGTACACAGCGAAGGATTCGCGCACCACCGCCGAAACGTTCCATTCGATGTACCCACGGATCGACGAGTGGATCAAGGTTCGCCGATCCGTCGACCCCACAGGCGTTTTCGCCTCCGATATGGCAAGAAGGCTGGAATTACTGTGA
- a CDS encoding decaprenylphospho-beta-D-erythro-pentofuranosid-2-ulose 2-reductase translates to MTIDAVGNPQTILVLGGTSEIGLAITEEYLSKSPARVILAALPNDPLRESAVAQLTAKGAKSVDVIDFDALDTASHPKVIDEAWSKGDVDVAIVAFAVDFDAEELWQDQRKAVLTANINYTASVSVGVLLGEKMKAQASGRIIVMSSVAGERVRRSNFVYGSTKAGLDGFYLGLGEALREFGPRVTVIRPGMVRTKFSAHVKEAPLTVDKEDIAKLAVAASQKGKDLVWAPGPFRFVMIALRHVPRPIFRKLPI, encoded by the coding sequence GTGACGATAGATGCCGTCGGCAACCCCCAGACGATCCTGGTTCTGGGCGGAACAAGCGAGATCGGTCTCGCCATCACCGAGGAATACCTGTCGAAGTCACCGGCTCGAGTCATACTCGCCGCGCTGCCGAACGACCCGCTGCGCGAGAGCGCCGTCGCCCAGCTGACCGCCAAGGGCGCGAAGTCCGTCGACGTCATCGACTTCGATGCACTCGATACGGCCTCGCACCCGAAGGTCATCGACGAAGCGTGGTCCAAGGGCGATGTCGACGTCGCCATCGTTGCTTTCGCGGTGGACTTCGACGCCGAGGAGCTGTGGCAGGACCAGCGCAAAGCTGTCCTGACGGCAAACATCAACTACACCGCTTCGGTGTCGGTGGGCGTACTGCTCGGCGAGAAGATGAAGGCACAGGCCTCCGGACGCATCATCGTCATGTCCTCGGTCGCCGGTGAGCGTGTACGTCGTTCCAACTTCGTGTACGGATCGACCAAAGCGGGTCTCGACGGTTTCTACCTCGGCCTCGGAGAAGCTCTGCGCGAGTTCGGCCCTCGCGTGACGGTGATCCGCCCCGGAATGGTGCGCACCAAGTTCAGCGCGCACGTCAAGGAAGCTCCGTTGACGGTCGACAAGGAAGACATCGCCAAACTGGCGGTGGCCGCATCGCAGAAGGGCAAGGATCTGGTCTGGGCACCGGGACCTTTCCGCTTCGTGATGATCGCACTGCGGCACGTTCCGCGTCCGATCTTCCGCAAACTCCCTATCTAG
- a CDS encoding galactan 5-O-arabinofuranosyltransferase, with the protein MKRALGTAVDGALAALVATIVASIGLYAFSLVEWPAFNSSNVTRALTSLGQVVCAIAFAAAIVLYRRGTLEWLAKVLTWLGLSGFVTVTLGMPLAATKLYLFGISVDQEFRTEYLTRLTDSAALRDMTYADIPPFYPAGWFWIGGRVGNLLGMDGWEVFKPFAIGFLAVTAVVAFTLWKQLVRTDLAVAVSAVTTALVVAYASPEAYSAVIALLVAPALLLAWGALNRPVSVYSARLNGPSTPSDRMNGPFKRSGGRSEPKRTTNWGWGAVVGTGLFLGLAATFYTLYLGMAAFAVTLMAVVSAVLNVRAHGTWRAAVPVLVRLVAIAAISGVIALTVWLPYLVDFVTGTPSTSGTALHYLPEAGAALPFPMLEFSLLGALCMVGTLWLAVRSATSRRAQALGLGVVAVYLWTLMSMAATVAGTTLLSFRLEAVLIVLLGAAGVFGFVEGSKAIYQAINEPTRFKVAAVVLATVGALAFAQNIPQVLQAEITVAYSDTDGDGVRADKRPPSAVSYYGEVDQAITEQLGRERDETIVLTADTSFLSYYPYFGFQGLTSHYANPLAQFDQRSAAIAEWAALETPDELIEALDTSQWPAPDAFLFRRGADGYTLRLAEDVYPNDPNVRRYTVTFDESLFEDPRFEVTDIGPFALVTRST; encoded by the coding sequence ATGAAACGAGCGCTCGGGACGGCCGTCGACGGTGCACTGGCCGCTCTCGTCGCAACCATTGTTGCGTCGATCGGGTTGTACGCCTTCTCCCTCGTCGAGTGGCCGGCGTTCAACTCGTCCAACGTCACTCGCGCACTGACGTCGCTCGGGCAGGTCGTCTGCGCCATAGCGTTCGCCGCGGCGATCGTTCTGTATCGCCGCGGGACCTTGGAATGGTTGGCGAAGGTTCTGACGTGGCTCGGGCTGTCCGGATTCGTCACGGTCACACTCGGTATGCCCTTGGCGGCGACCAAGTTGTACCTGTTCGGCATTTCGGTCGACCAAGAGTTTCGCACCGAATACCTGACGCGACTGACAGATTCGGCCGCGCTGCGCGACATGACGTACGCCGACATCCCACCGTTCTACCCGGCAGGCTGGTTCTGGATCGGCGGACGCGTCGGAAATCTCCTGGGCATGGACGGCTGGGAAGTGTTCAAGCCGTTCGCAATCGGGTTCCTCGCAGTCACGGCGGTCGTGGCGTTCACGCTTTGGAAGCAGCTCGTTCGGACGGACCTGGCCGTCGCGGTCAGCGCCGTGACCACCGCGCTGGTCGTCGCGTACGCATCTCCAGAGGCATACAGCGCCGTCATCGCCCTGCTCGTCGCGCCGGCTCTCCTACTCGCGTGGGGTGCGCTGAATAGGCCGGTGTCCGTCTACTCCGCTCGCTTGAATGGTCCATCCACGCCATCTGATCGTATGAATGGACCATTCAAGCGGTCTGGGGGTAGGAGCGAACCCAAGCGAACCACCAACTGGGGCTGGGGCGCGGTCGTCGGTACCGGATTGTTCCTCGGCCTAGCTGCGACGTTCTACACCCTCTATCTGGGGATGGCGGCGTTCGCGGTCACCCTCATGGCCGTCGTATCGGCCGTACTCAACGTTCGCGCACACGGGACATGGCGGGCCGCCGTTCCGGTTCTCGTCAGGCTCGTCGCCATCGCTGCCATCTCCGGGGTCATAGCGCTCACAGTGTGGCTTCCGTACCTCGTCGACTTCGTGACGGGCACCCCGTCGACCTCCGGGACTGCGCTGCACTACCTCCCCGAAGCCGGTGCAGCGCTTCCCTTCCCGATGCTCGAGTTCTCATTGCTCGGCGCCCTCTGCATGGTTGGCACGCTGTGGCTGGCGGTCCGGTCCGCGACGTCGAGGCGTGCGCAGGCACTCGGACTTGGCGTCGTCGCCGTGTATCTGTGGACGCTGATGTCGATGGCGGCCACCGTCGCCGGCACCACGCTGCTGTCGTTCCGACTCGAAGCGGTACTGATCGTATTATTGGGCGCCGCAGGAGTTTTCGGCTTCGTCGAGGGATCGAAAGCGATATACCAGGCAATCAACGAGCCGACGCGCTTCAAGGTCGCAGCAGTTGTTCTCGCAACCGTCGGCGCACTGGCATTCGCGCAGAACATCCCCCAGGTACTGCAAGCGGAGATCACTGTCGCGTACTCGGACACAGACGGTGACGGGGTACGCGCCGACAAGCGTCCACCGAGCGCCGTGTCGTACTACGGCGAAGTGGACCAGGCGATCACCGAGCAACTGGGCCGAGAACGGGACGAAACAATCGTGCTCACTGCGGACACGTCGTTCCTGAGCTACTACCCCTACTTCGGCTTCCAGGGTTTGACGTCCCACTACGCCAATCCACTCGCTCAGTTCGACCAGCGGTCGGCAGCAATCGCCGAATGGGCAGCACTCGAAACCCCGGACGAACTGATCGAAGCACTCGATACCAGCCAGTGGCCGGCTCCCGACGCCTTCCTGTTCCGCCGCGGCGCCGACGGCTACACCCTGAGGCTGGCCGAGGATGTGTACCCGAACGATCCCAATGTGCGGCGATACACCGTCACCTTCGACGAGTCGCTGTTCGAGGATCCACGGTTCGAGGTGACCGACATCGGGCCATTTGCGCTGGTCACTCGTTCCACATAG